A single region of the Bacillus cereus genome encodes:
- the mutTA gene encoding antimutator 8-oxo-(dGTP/GTP)ase, with amino-acid sequence MYKFKDYYHNTVQLSFERYPFSPEPKHVWVVCRYGDQWLLTHHLRRGLEFPGGKVELGETPEEAAVREVHEETGGIVSDLTYLGQYKVSGKDKIIIKNIYFATISAVEAHTHYEETKGSVLLTDIPDNIKTDRKFSFIMRDDVLARTMKHIEEIGCFTK; translated from the coding sequence ATGTACAAATTTAAAGATTATTACCACAACACTGTACAATTATCGTTTGAACGTTACCCATTTTCTCCTGAGCCAAAGCATGTTTGGGTTGTATGCCGGTACGGGGATCAATGGTTATTAACGCATCATTTACGCCGCGGTCTTGAATTTCCAGGTGGTAAAGTAGAACTCGGGGAAACACCGGAAGAAGCGGCAGTTCGAGAAGTTCATGAGGAAACCGGCGGCATAGTTTCTGATTTAACTTACTTAGGACAATATAAAGTATCCGGAAAAGACAAAATAATCATTAAAAACATTTATTTTGCAACAATTAGTGCGGTAGAAGCACATACGCATTACGAAGAAACGAAAGGATCTGTTTTATTAACAGACATTCCTGATAACATTAAAACGGATAGAAAATTTAGCTTTATTATGCGCGATGATGTATTAGCGCGTACGATGAAACATATAGAAGAAATCGGCTGTTTTACGAAGTAA
- a CDS encoding DUF3953 domain-containing protein, with the protein MLRILRLLIAFIVIIISTIGLLTGQHNFLPLSQFFLGALMFLIAIEQIKKKDSGTGFICIVAGAFSWIVLIITYIR; encoded by the coding sequence ATGCTTCGTATACTTCGTTTACTAATTGCGTTCATTGTAATAATCATATCCACAATTGGTTTACTAACAGGCCAACATAACTTTCTACCACTTTCGCAATTTTTCTTAGGAGCTTTAATGTTTCTCATCGCAATTGAACAAATAAAGAAAAAGGATTCAGGAACCGGATTTATTTGTATTGTTGCTGGTGCTTTCTCTTGGATTGTTCTCATCATTACATACATAAGATAG
- the cydB gene encoding cytochrome d ubiquinol oxidase subunit II, with the protein MSHDMLAVIWFGLWGVIWTVYFILDGYALGNGMIFPFVAKDRQERNQLQEAIGPFWGGNEVWLITAGGATFAAFPVTYANMFSYLYTPLFLVLLALFARAAGLEFMHKDDSPIWQKTCKWAFTIGSFLIAFLFGVTFANLYYGLQIGKNGYEGNLLSLLNHYGILGGLFFTAIFVVSGALWVMIKTTGEVSDRAYKIARPFSMAAAIILAIFYVATANRTNLFQNFTEYPVLFILPVLAMLMSVLALIMVYKHKIGLAFTFVCLTIAMFMTTGFAGMFPRMLPSRINDAYSTTLYNAAGSQLNLKIMFFVAMVMVPIVIGYQLWSYSIFKNKIHKDSAKGYH; encoded by the coding sequence ATGTCTCATGATATGCTTGCAGTCATCTGGTTCGGTTTATGGGGCGTAATTTGGACAGTTTACTTTATTCTTGATGGCTACGCACTCGGTAACGGGATGATTTTCCCATTCGTTGCGAAAGACCGACAAGAACGAAATCAATTACAAGAAGCCATTGGCCCTTTCTGGGGTGGTAATGAAGTATGGTTAATTACAGCTGGCGGCGCAACATTCGCTGCCTTCCCAGTCACATATGCCAATATGTTTAGTTATCTATATACACCGTTATTCTTAGTATTACTTGCACTGTTTGCTCGTGCTGCTGGACTTGAATTTATGCATAAAGACGATTCACCAATTTGGCAAAAAACTTGTAAATGGGCATTTACAATTGGTAGTTTCCTAATCGCCTTCTTATTCGGGGTTACGTTCGCTAACCTTTATTACGGACTACAAATCGGAAAAAATGGCTATGAAGGAAATTTACTTAGCTTACTAAACCATTACGGTATTTTGGGAGGTCTGTTCTTCACCGCTATATTCGTCGTATCTGGTGCCCTTTGGGTTATGATCAAAACGACTGGTGAAGTATCTGATCGTGCTTATAAAATCGCAAGACCATTTTCAATGGCAGCTGCTATCATTTTAGCTATTTTCTATGTAGCAACTGCAAATCGTACAAACTTATTCCAAAACTTTACGGAATATCCGGTACTATTCATCCTTCCAGTACTCGCAATGTTAATGAGTGTACTCGCACTTATTATGGTGTATAAACACAAAATCGGCCTTGCATTTACATTCGTTTGCTTAACAATCGCAATGTTTATGACAACTGGCTTTGCAGGTATGTTCCCAAGAATGTTACCATCTCGCATTAACGACGCGTATAGTACAACGTTATACAACGCAGCTGGTAGTCAATTAAACTTAAAAATTATGTTCTTCGTTGCAATGGTTATGGTACCAATTGTTATTGGATATCAACTTTGGAGCTACAGTATCTTTAAAAATAAAATTCATAAAGACTCTGCTAAAGGATATCACTAA
- a CDS encoding spore germination protein, with translation MKVGDKMPSVVEGVIIENCNGTINLGDKYNVQPIEKTKAYNGSGSSNTGFNVRTFSGISTADVRDNDVYDQVIQSTL, from the coding sequence ATGAAAGTAGGTGACAAAATGCCGTCAGTTGTGGAAGGGGTTATTATTGAAAACTGTAATGGAACGATTAATTTAGGGGATAAATATAACGTGCAGCCGATTGAAAAAACGAAAGCTTATAATGGATCGGGATCATCGAATACAGGATTTAATGTGAGGACGTTTAGTGGTATTAGTACAGCGGATGTAAGGGATAACGATGTGTATGATCAAGTAATCCAATCTACGTTATAA
- a CDS encoding ABC transporter ATP-binding protein → MSFLQIRNVSHCFFAKENAKLILEDMSLQVEEGEFISILGPSGCGKTTLLSIIAGLLDPIEGIVFLDGEPITTKTPSMGYMLQQDYLFPWKTIEENIMLGLHIRKIYDEYTKEHTLKLLQQVGLHDIELQYPRELSGGMRQRAALVRTLATDPKILLLDEPFSALDYQTKLKLEDLVFTLLRNYKKTSLLVTHDIEEAIAMSDRIYLLQANPGKIAKTFIVPESIRSLSPLEARHHHDFPSLFQEIWKELERLG, encoded by the coding sequence ATGAGCTTTTTACAAATACGTAACGTTTCTCACTGCTTTTTCGCAAAAGAAAATGCCAAACTTATTCTTGAAGATATGAGTTTACAAGTAGAAGAAGGAGAGTTTATTTCTATTCTTGGTCCGAGTGGTTGCGGAAAAACAACACTCCTCTCCATCATCGCAGGGCTACTTGATCCAATTGAAGGTATCGTATTTCTAGATGGTGAACCGATTACAACTAAGACCCCATCTATGGGCTATATGCTCCAGCAAGATTACTTGTTTCCATGGAAAACAATTGAAGAAAACATTATGCTCGGACTTCATATTCGGAAGATTTATGACGAATATACGAAAGAGCATACATTAAAGCTTTTACAACAAGTCGGTTTGCATGATATAGAACTGCAATATCCTCGTGAACTATCCGGCGGTATGCGCCAACGTGCAGCACTCGTTCGAACGTTAGCGACCGATCCAAAAATTTTATTGCTGGATGAACCATTTTCCGCACTCGATTATCAAACAAAGTTAAAACTAGAAGATCTCGTCTTCACATTATTACGTAACTATAAAAAAACATCTCTACTCGTGACACACGATATTGAAGAAGCAATCGCGATGAGTGATCGTATTTATTTACTGCAGGCAAACCCTGGAAAAATTGCAAAAACGTTCATCGTCCCAGAAAGTATTCGTTCCTTATCACCGTTAGAAGCACGCCACCACCATGACTTCCCATCCCTCTTCCAAGAAATATGGAAGGAGTTGGAACGACTTGGATAA
- a CDS encoding ABC transporter permease, with protein sequence MDNIKQLHEQFRKKERRRAWLARSLQLLLLILFFALWEIASKKEWIDPLLFSSPSSIWDLFLAKWIDGSLWIHIWTTLLETGVGFILGTVLGAIIATFLWWMPLLARVLDPYLVVLNAMPKVALGPIIIVIFGPNISSSIAMGVIISIIITILVIYSAFQEVDSNYIKVMDTFGANKWQCYKHVILPSSFPAIISTLKVNVGLSWVGVIFGELLVSKQGLGYLISYGFQVFNFTLVLLSVLLTCVLATLMYVFVEAFEKLLIGKRKKS encoded by the coding sequence TTGGATAATATAAAACAACTACATGAACAGTTTCGAAAAAAAGAACGCAGGCGCGCATGGTTAGCACGTTCTTTACAGCTTTTACTGCTCATCCTCTTTTTTGCGCTATGGGAAATAGCTAGTAAAAAGGAGTGGATTGACCCTTTACTCTTTAGCTCTCCTTCGAGCATTTGGGATCTCTTCTTAGCGAAATGGATTGACGGTTCACTTTGGATTCACATATGGACGACATTACTGGAAACCGGAGTAGGTTTTATTCTCGGAACTGTACTCGGAGCTATTATCGCTACTTTCCTTTGGTGGATGCCACTTTTAGCCCGCGTACTTGATCCTTATCTCGTTGTCCTAAATGCAATGCCAAAAGTTGCACTCGGTCCAATTATCATTGTTATTTTTGGTCCAAACATTTCATCTTCTATCGCAATGGGAGTAATCATTTCCATCATCATTACCATTCTCGTTATTTACAGCGCATTTCAAGAAGTCGATTCCAACTATATAAAGGTCATGGACACATTTGGCGCAAATAAATGGCAATGCTATAAACACGTTATTCTCCCTTCATCTTTCCCTGCAATTATTTCAACGTTAAAAGTGAATGTTGGCTTATCGTGGGTCGGTGTTATTTTTGGGGAACTCCTCGTTTCTAAACAAGGACTTGGCTATTTAATTAGCTATGGATTCCAAGTCTTTAACTTCACACTCGTCTTGCTCAGTGTATTGCTCACTTGCGTCCTCGCAACTCTTATGTATGTATTTGTCGAGGCGTTTGAAAAACTCCTTATCGGAAAGCGAAAAAAAAGCTGA
- a CDS encoding DUF3953 domain-containing protein, with protein sequence MLTNLRILLSAIAFILALFSLFAQISILFPYVFILLSIIFILWGIDEIQQIQKSKAIACFIVATIIFFVGISDILP encoded by the coding sequence ATGCTAACAAACCTTCGAATCTTACTATCTGCTATTGCTTTTATTCTTGCTTTATTTAGCCTCTTTGCACAGATTTCTATTCTTTTCCCATACGTATTTATCCTTTTAAGCATCATATTTATCCTTTGGGGTATTGATGAAATACAGCAAATACAAAAATCGAAAGCAATCGCTTGTTTTATAGTTGCGACAATCATTTTCTTCGTTGGAATTTCCGATATACTTCCATGA
- a CDS encoding beta-class carbonic anhydrase codes for MKSLEEILQYNEKFVEEKKYEEYETGKFPNKKMVIISCMDTRLVELLPKAMNMRNGDVKIIKVAGAVISHPFGSIMRSILVAVYELGADEVCVVGHHDCGMAKIQASSTIEKMKERGVTEEKLDTLRYSGIDLERFLQGFSSVEESVEHSVSILRNHPLLPGEVPVHGLVIDPDTGKLDLVVNGYDN; via the coding sequence ATGAAGTCATTAGAAGAGATTTTACAATACAATGAAAAGTTTGTTGAAGAGAAAAAATACGAAGAGTATGAAACAGGAAAATTTCCAAATAAAAAAATGGTAATTATCTCTTGTATGGATACTCGTCTTGTTGAACTATTACCGAAAGCAATGAATATGCGTAACGGTGACGTGAAAATTATTAAAGTAGCGGGCGCTGTTATTTCACATCCATTCGGAAGTATTATGCGTAGTATTTTAGTTGCTGTATACGAACTTGGTGCTGATGAAGTATGTGTAGTTGGTCATCACGATTGTGGTATGGCAAAAATTCAAGCAAGCAGTACAATTGAAAAAATGAAAGAACGCGGCGTAACAGAAGAGAAATTAGATACACTTCGTTATTCTGGAATCGATTTAGAAAGATTCCTACAAGGGTTCTCTAGTGTAGAAGAAAGTGTAGAACATAGTGTGTCAATACTTCGCAACCATCCATTACTTCCGGGAGAAGTACCTGTTCACGGTCTTGTTATAGATCCTGACACAGGAAAATTAGATTTAGTTGTGAATGGCTACGACAATTAA
- the yidD gene encoding membrane protein insertion efficiency factor YidD translates to MKQIFIGIIRFYQKFISPMTPPTCRFHPTCSHYGLEAFQKHGALKGFWLTCKRILKCHPFHPGGFDPVPDKKDDKVNS, encoded by the coding sequence ATGAAACAGATTTTTATCGGTATTATACGCTTTTATCAAAAGTTCATTTCTCCAATGACACCACCAACATGTCGCTTTCATCCGACTTGTTCTCATTATGGATTAGAAGCGTTTCAAAAACATGGTGCACTCAAAGGATTTTGGCTTACATGTAAGCGTATATTAAAATGTCACCCTTTCCACCCGGGAGGATTTGATCCTGTCCCAGATAAAAAGGATGACAAAGTAAATTCTTAA
- the luxS gene encoding S-ribosylhomocysteine lyase LuxS, whose product MPSVESFELDHTIVKAPYVRHCGVHNVGSDGIVNKFDIRFCQPNKQAMKPDVIHTLEHLLAFNLRKYIDRYPHFDIIDISPMGCQTGYYLVVSGTPTVREIIDLLELTLKDAVQITEIPAANETQCGQAKLHDLEGAQRLMNFWLSQDKDELEKVFG is encoded by the coding sequence ATGCCATCAGTAGAAAGCTTTGAATTAGATCATACAATTGTAAAAGCGCCTTATGTAAGACATTGCGGAGTCCATAATGTAGGTAGTGACGGTATTGTAAATAAATTTGATATTCGTTTTTGCCAACCAAATAAACAAGCGATGAAACCAGATGTTATTCATACGTTAGAGCATTTATTAGCATTTAATTTACGTAAATATATTGATCGTTATCCGCATTTTGATATTATTGATATTTCACCAATGGGTTGCCAAACAGGGTATTACCTTGTAGTAAGCGGAACACCGACGGTCCGAGAAATCATTGATTTATTAGAACTAACATTAAAAGATGCGGTTCAAATTACAGAAATTCCAGCTGCAAATGAAACGCAGTGTGGCCAAGCGAAGCTTCATGACTTAGAAGGAGCACAACGCTTAATGAACTTCTGGTTAAGCCAAGATAAAGATGAACTTGAGAAAGTGTTTGGATAA
- a CDS encoding ABC transporter substrate-binding protein gives MKKLITVFCIMLLAVFTFTACSSTKENTKEQDQKIRVGEVTHSLFYAPLYVGIEKGFFKEEGLNIDLQTTAGGDKTMTALLSGGIDIALVGSETSIYVHQQGAKDPVINFAQLTQTDGTFLVSRKKLDSFNWNDVKGVTFLGQRKGGMPQMVGEYVLKKNGIDPRKDTNLIQNIEFANIANAFSSGTGEFVQLFEPTASILEKEGKGYIVASFGAESGTVPYTTFMAKESFLKKDKAAAEKFTRALYKAQQWVDTHSPEEIANAVSPLFKDTSKDISVKVIERYKKQHSYATNPLLDASEWKQLQTIMKEAGELQKEVPHETLVNTKIAESVIKK, from the coding sequence GTGAAAAAATTAATTACCGTTTTTTGCATCATGTTATTAGCTGTTTTCACATTCACTGCTTGTAGTAGCACAAAGGAAAATACGAAAGAGCAAGATCAAAAAATTCGCGTTGGCGAAGTTACCCACTCTCTTTTCTACGCACCATTATATGTTGGAATTGAAAAAGGATTTTTTAAAGAGGAAGGTTTAAATATTGACTTACAAACAACAGCTGGCGGAGATAAAACGATGACCGCCCTTTTATCTGGCGGAATTGATATTGCGCTTGTTGGTTCAGAAACGTCTATTTATGTTCATCAACAAGGAGCAAAAGATCCTGTCATTAATTTTGCGCAGCTTACACAAACAGATGGCACATTTTTAGTTTCCCGTAAAAAATTAGATTCTTTTAATTGGAACGACGTAAAAGGCGTTACGTTTTTAGGACAGCGTAAAGGCGGCATGCCACAAATGGTTGGTGAATACGTTTTAAAGAAAAATGGCATTGACCCTCGCAAAGATACGAACTTAATTCAAAATATCGAGTTTGCTAATATTGCAAATGCCTTTTCATCTGGTACGGGAGAATTTGTACAGCTCTTTGAACCGACTGCAAGTATACTGGAAAAAGAGGGAAAAGGTTATATCGTCGCGTCTTTTGGAGCTGAATCTGGCACTGTTCCGTATACAACGTTTATGGCAAAAGAAAGTTTCTTAAAGAAAGATAAAGCTGCTGCTGAAAAATTCACGCGTGCACTATATAAAGCACAGCAATGGGTTGATACTCATAGTCCAGAAGAGATTGCCAATGCTGTTTCACCACTATTTAAAGACACTTCAAAAGACATTTCAGTGAAAGTAATTGAACGCTACAAAAAACAACATTCTTATGCAACAAATCCATTATTAGATGCTTCTGAATGGAAACAGCTCCAAACGATTATGAAAGAAGCTGGTGAATTGCAAAAAGAAGTTCCACATGAAACGCTCGTCAATACAAAAATTGCCGAAAGCGTTATTAAGAAATAG
- a CDS encoding YjcZ family sporulation protein, whose amino-acid sequence MGFGGSCSSCGGGFALLVVLFILLIIVGASCFC is encoded by the coding sequence ATGGGCTTTGGTGGTAGTTGTAGTAGTTGTGGCGGCGGCTTTGCTTTATTAGTTGTATTATTTATTTTATTAATCATAGTTGGAGCTTCTTGCTTCTGCTAA
- a CDS encoding family 1 glycosylhydrolase: protein MGYIDLVSASTGEMSKRYGYIYVDKHDDGTGTLERKKKNSFFWYKDVISSNGEIL from the coding sequence ATGGGATATATTGATTTAGTGAGTGCTTCCACAGGAGAGATGTCTAAACGCTACGGTTACATTTATGTTGATAAGCATGATGATGGAACTGGGACATTAGAGCGCAAAAAGAAAAACTCATTCTTCTGGTATAAAGATGTTATTAGTTCTAATGGAGAAATACTTTAA
- the cydA gene encoding cytochrome ubiquinol oxidase subunit I translates to MSDVLLLSRFQFAITIFYHFLFVPLTIGLVILVACMETQYARTLNPTYRKMANFWGKLFTINFVMGIITGITMEFQFGTNWSEYSKYMGDIFGSPLAIEALVAFFLESTFMGIWLFGKDKISPKFRAFCMWMVALGTNISALWIITANGFMQNPVGYVVRNGRAELNDFWALVTNPYAWNMFFHTVIGCYIVGAFFVMAISAYHLLRKNEVEFFKKSFKFGLMLGLFAATVTPFMGHQSGVSAAKYQPAKGAAMEAVWETGKGQGFSIIQIPDVKNEKNFELLTIPKLGSFFYTNSFDGEIVGLKDIPKEDRPNVNLVYYSFRLMVALGMFFMALTWFGFYLNRKGKLENSKRYLKITMWSVLLPYIAINAGWIVAEVGRQPWTVYKLMRTAESVSPISVPQIWFSLISLILFYTLLLIADVYLMLKFAKKGPAALEEPATEGGTAHVS, encoded by the coding sequence ATGTCCGACGTTCTGTTACTGAGTCGTTTTCAATTTGCAATTACTATTTTTTATCACTTTTTATTTGTACCTTTGACAATCGGACTTGTTATTTTAGTTGCATGTATGGAAACTCAATACGCCCGCACATTGAATCCAACATACCGCAAAATGGCAAATTTCTGGGGTAAATTATTTACAATTAACTTCGTAATGGGGATTATAACCGGGATTACGATGGAGTTCCAATTTGGCACAAACTGGTCTGAGTACTCCAAATATATGGGAGATATTTTCGGTTCACCTCTCGCAATCGAAGCACTCGTTGCCTTCTTCTTAGAATCTACTTTCATGGGAATATGGTTATTCGGTAAAGACAAAATTTCACCAAAGTTCCGTGCTTTCTGTATGTGGATGGTTGCACTTGGAACAAATATTTCTGCCCTTTGGATTATTACTGCAAACGGATTCATGCAAAATCCTGTTGGGTACGTAGTACGTAACGGACGCGCTGAATTAAATGACTTCTGGGCTCTTGTTACAAATCCATATGCATGGAATATGTTCTTCCATACTGTAATTGGTTGTTATATTGTCGGTGCTTTCTTCGTTATGGCAATTAGTGCATATCATTTACTACGTAAAAACGAAGTAGAATTCTTCAAAAAGTCATTTAAGTTTGGTTTAATGTTAGGATTATTCGCAGCAACTGTTACACCTTTTATGGGACACCAATCTGGTGTATCAGCAGCTAAGTATCAACCAGCAAAAGGGGCTGCAATGGAAGCTGTTTGGGAAACTGGAAAAGGACAAGGTTTCTCAATCATTCAAATTCCTGATGTGAAAAATGAAAAGAACTTTGAACTACTTACAATTCCAAAACTCGGAAGTTTCTTCTATACAAACTCATTTGATGGAGAAATTGTTGGTTTAAAAGATATTCCGAAAGAAGATCGTCCAAACGTTAACCTCGTGTACTATAGCTTCCGCTTAATGGTTGCACTTGGCATGTTCTTTATGGCATTAACTTGGTTCGGTTTCTATTTAAACCGAAAAGGAAAACTAGAAAACTCAAAACGCTATTTAAAAATTACAATGTGGTCTGTCTTACTGCCGTACATTGCAATTAACGCTGGTTGGATTGTTGCTGAAGTAGGTCGTCAACCGTGGACAGTTTATAAACTAATGCGTACAGCAGAATCTGTATCACCTATATCAGTTCCACAAATTTGGTTCTCATTAATTAGTTTAATATTGTTCTACACTTTACTCTTAATTGCAGACGTATACTTAATGCTAAAGTTCGCGAAAAAAGGACCAGCAGCATTAGAAGAACCTGCTACTGAAGGAGGTACAGCTCATGTCTCATGA
- a CDS encoding DUF3986 family protein, whose product MDYEYDDSVHLHLDYFGTECDMESIAYKRKHEDVWDVYFNFGVYGIQKDDVEAGMFMDEYAGYYVFSVHARDLSWEFGSAQFEEWVLRNHIVEKALQK is encoded by the coding sequence ATGGATTACGAATACGATGATAGCGTACATTTACATCTTGATTATTTCGGAACTGAATGTGATATGGAATCGATTGCTTATAAGAGGAAGCATGAAGACGTGTGGGATGTATATTTTAATTTTGGAGTATATGGTATTCAGAAAGATGATGTAGAGGCAGGAATGTTTATGGACGAATATGCCGGTTATTACGTTTTTTCTGTACATGCTCGTGATCTTAGCTGGGAATTTGGAAGTGCACAGTTTGAAGAATGGGTGCTCCGGAACCATATCGTAGAAAAAGCGCTGCAAAAATAA
- a CDS encoding HAD family hydrolase gives MIRAVLFDLDGTLLDRRQSLERFIHDQYNRFSLHFINIEQAEYCSRFLELDNNGYTWKDKVYATLLSEYNITTLTPEQLLHDYITNFQHHCIPFSNMHELLQQLTQHNIKIGIITNGFTDFQTNNIRALNIHTYTNTILISEAEEIKKPHREIFERALQRLNVKAEECIYVGDHPENDVLGAENVGIRGVWKRDLFWGDFEHSHVVDDLLEVLLFFELEIK, from the coding sequence ATGATTCGTGCAGTCCTATTCGACTTAGATGGAACACTATTAGATCGTCGTCAATCTTTAGAGCGATTTATTCACGACCAATACAATCGCTTTTCTCTTCATTTTATAAACATAGAACAAGCCGAGTATTGTTCTCGTTTTCTTGAACTCGACAATAATGGCTACACGTGGAAAGATAAAGTATATGCTACTCTCCTTTCCGAATACAACATTACCACTTTAACACCAGAGCAACTGTTGCACGACTACATTACAAATTTTCAACATCACTGTATTCCTTTCTCAAACATGCATGAATTACTTCAGCAACTAACTCAGCACAATATAAAAATTGGTATTATTACAAACGGCTTTACTGATTTTCAAACAAATAATATTCGTGCCTTAAACATACATACGTATACAAATACAATTCTCATTTCCGAAGCAGAAGAAATTAAAAAACCACATCGAGAAATTTTCGAACGAGCTTTGCAAAGGCTAAACGTAAAAGCGGAAGAATGTATTTACGTTGGGGATCATCCAGAAAACGATGTACTTGGGGCTGAAAACGTAGGAATTCGTGGCGTTTGGAAGAGAGATTTATTTTGGGGTGATTTTGAACATTCACATGTGGTGGATGATTTGTTGGAAGTACTCTTGTTTTTCGAGTTAGAAATTAAGTAA
- a CDS encoding YwbE family protein, translating into MLKKLLLFVLTGLCVVVLTACKDEEDKLKAAEEQKIDEKKVEDKKVEEESKQEEQQKAAEEKRKQEEQQRVEEEKHKQEEQQRVEEEKRKQEEQQRVEEEKRKQEEQQRVEEEKRKQEEQQRVEEEKRKQEQQKIQQQQSAQQERTQKQEKTTQATGGKPTRSQISVGSHVVIQLDKDYSKTVSGVVKDILTNTETHTYGIKVRLQDGQIGRVQSVG; encoded by the coding sequence ATGTTAAAGAAATTATTATTATTTGTACTTACGGGCTTATGTGTAGTTGTTTTAACAGCTTGTAAAGATGAAGAGGACAAGCTGAAGGCAGCGGAAGAACAGAAAATAGATGAGAAGAAAGTAGAAGATAAGAAGGTAGAAGAGGAAAGTAAACAAGAAGAACAACAAAAGGCAGCGGAAGAAAAGCGTAAGCAGGAAGAGCAGCAAAGAGTAGAAGAAGAGAAGCATAAGCAAGAAGAGCAGCAAAGAGTAGAAGAAGAAAAGCGTAAGCAAGAAGAACAGCAAAGGGTAGAAGAAGAAAAGCGTAAGCAGGAAGAGCAGCAAAGAGTAGAAGAAGAAAAGCGTAAGCAAGAAGAGCAACAAAGAGTAGAAGAAGAAAAACGTAAGCAAGAACAGCAGAAGATCCAGCAACAACAGTCTGCACAACAAGAGAGAACACAGAAACAAGAAAAAACAACACAAGCAACGGGTGGGAAGCCGACAAGATCACAAATTTCGGTCGGTTCCCATGTAGTTATCCAATTAGATAAAGATTATAGTAAAACTGTGAGCGGTGTTGTGAAAGATATTTTAACAAACACGGAAACACATACGTACGGAATTAAAGTTCGATTACAAGATGGACAAATTGGCCGTGTTCAAAGTGTTGGGTAA
- a CDS encoding hydrolase — protein sequence MENKKTYYVSVGNGQISQVKTADTYNFEIYANDEEITKLREYFDQAYEEDLGSFVRSHVPFVEYHHDSNNDRYDEQLQEAYKMIYDLGNHETKELVAQMGIINGL from the coding sequence ATGGAGAATAAAAAAACATATTATGTATCAGTTGGAAATGGTCAAATTTCACAAGTGAAGACGGCGGACACATATAATTTTGAAATTTATGCAAATGACGAGGAGATTACAAAGTTAAGGGAGTATTTTGATCAAGCATATGAAGAGGATCTAGGTTCGTTTGTACGCTCCCACGTTCCATTCGTTGAGTATCATCATGATTCAAATAATGATCGATATGATGAACAACTACAAGAAGCATATAAAATGATTTATGACTTAGGGAATCACGAAACGAAAGAATTAGTCGCACAAATGGGAATAATCAATGGATTATAA